The following proteins are co-located in the Silene latifolia isolate original U9 population chromosome 1, ASM4854445v1, whole genome shotgun sequence genome:
- the LOC141642690 gene encoding uncharacterized protein LOC141642690, producing the protein MASQIMTLSYLLCFNLMFFTLVSANYNVPCPPPPSPPSCKWCGGSTPPKTPPSPVTTPTTPPSSSGGHGPTTPITPPSPVTTPSTPPSSSGGDKCPIDILKLAACANVLPGVLGVVLGDPPKSQCCSLLSGLTDLDAAICLCTAIKANVLGINLNVPISLSLVLNYCNKAGDSSGFQCS; encoded by the coding sequence ATGGCTTCACAAATTATGACACTAAGTTACCTCTTATGCTTTAACCTTATGTTCTTCACTTTGGTTAGTGCCAACTACAATGTCCCTTGCCCACCACCACCAAGTCCACCATCATGCAAGTGGTGTGGCGGTTCAACACCACCCAAAACACCACCATCACCAGTGACAACACCGACTACACCACCGTCATCATCTGGAGGCCACGGTCCAACAACACCCATAACACCCCCATCACCAGTGACAACACCGAGTACACCACCATCATCATCTGGAGGTGACAAATGTCCCATTGACATCCTTAAGTTGGCGGCATGTGCTAATGTCCTTCCCGGAGTACTCGGCGTAGTGCTTGGGGACCCACCAAAAAGTCAATGCTGCAGTCTTCTTAGTGGGTTGACTGACCTTGACGCAGCAATATGCCTTTGCACTGCCATCAAAGCTAATGTCTTAGGCATTAACCTTAATGTTCCTATATCTTTAAGCTTGGTGCTAAACTATTGCAACAAGGCCGGCGACTCCTCCGGCTTCCAGTGCTCTTAA